In Xenopus tropicalis strain Nigerian chromosome 5, UCB_Xtro_10.0, whole genome shotgun sequence, one genomic interval encodes:
- the LOC100488775 gene encoding uncharacterized protein LOC100488775 isoform X3, which produces MTIRDVRYMAGTDLGVWGIPLSNEDVASLAILLELSGRTSYPFSRLDLINCRIDTWSMERLGRAIRCSQLTSLSLDYNEFQDDGIQGLVQCLEANKRLVSLSLCYCNLGPESGAVLGKVLAETAISELYLNGNHLQCSGAVDLITTIAEHCKALATEELPEVPTSLAHQFLEAAYDNVGVHTAISEQPANMGRREDVAKKTTVRRKSKRKGSKKKSKRLVVPGPWVSKLHLADNGIDAMGKEGKIGVLEFSQLLSCLIRCSKQLSELNIDNNCLGEMAANDILEALADRNKAKLPRLKINVTAQIPSDTFKAISTNSGKLKLSKKKKKRK; this is translated from the exons ATGACAATACGAGATGTTCGCTATATGGCAGGAACTGACCTAGGTGTGTGGGGCATCCCACTCAGCAATGAGGATGTTGCCAGTCTA GCAATTTTACTTGAGCTGAGTGGCAGAACATCCTATCCGTTTTCCAGACTGGATTTAATAAATTGCAGGATTGATACCTGGTCAATGGAAAGGCTGGGAAGGGCAATCAGATGCAGCCAGTTAACCTCACTCTCCTTGGATTATAATGA GTTCCAAGATGATGGCATCCAAGGTCTTGTTCAGTGTCTTGAAGCAAACAAGAGACTGGTCTCACTGAGCCTGTGTTACTGTAACCTCGGGCCAGAGAGTGGGGCAGTGCTGGGCAAAGTCTTGGCAGAAACAGCCATCAG TGAATTATACCTCAATGGAAACCATTTGCAGTGCTCTGGTGCAGTTGATCTCATTACTACTATAGCAGAACACTGTAAGGCATTAGCTACTGAAGAGTTGCCTGAGGTGCCAACAAGCCTGGCCCATCAGTTCTTGGAAG CAGCATATGACAATGTCGGCGTCCACACAGCAATATCAGAGCAGCCTGCCAACATGGGGCGACGTGAAGATGTAGCAAAGAAAACTACTGTCAGAAGGAAAAGCAAAAGGAAAG GATCCAAGAAAAAATCTAAACGCCTGGTTGTGCCTGGGCCTTGGGTGAGCAAGTTACATCTGGCCGATAATGGGATCGATGCAATGGGCAAAGAAGGCAAGATTGGGGTGCTGGAATTCTCTCAGTTACTAAGCTG TCTTATCCGCTGTTCTAAACAACTCTCAGAACTTAACATCGATAACAACTGTCTGGGGGAAATGGCTGCCAATGATATCCTAGAGGCTTTGGCTGACAGGAATAAAG CTAAACTGCCTCGTCTGAAAATTAATGTTACAGCTCAGATTCCCTCTGATACCTTCAAAGCCATTTCAACAAACAGTGGAAAGCTAAAGCtgtcaaaaaagaaaaagaag agaaaatga